Below is a window of Humulus lupulus chromosome 9, drHumLupu1.1, whole genome shotgun sequence DNA.
AGCCTAAATCAAAAGTTTTGAACCTTTAAAGTAGGTATGTGTAAGAATGCCAAATGAATGATGGTTAATGGGTAATTTGCAAATAGGAGTATAATTTTATATTAAGGGTCTCAAtgtataaaaactcaaatttctcaataataattaaattaaatcataaaatttcaATAAAATGTTAAACAACATGGTAATAGTACCGACACTCACTGGTTCGATTTGCCACGAGTTCTAAGTTTGTAATGcttttttttagcaaaaaaaaaaaagtttgaaatgtttttttacttcttttttataataattaaaaaaaaactttatactCTTGATTTTATCCTTTTTCGCGAGTGTGTATGACTTGGAAAAGTGTCACATAAACTTAAGAGCATGGATGAGAAGCAGGAAGTTTCGTTAAGAAACTTAAATTAATGTTGGTttgattttttcattttttttaaagggATTATTGATTTTTTCAATTTTCCACGTCAATATATGTTAATTGCTTGCCGTGAGTTTTGTGCTCAAAGTTATGAATAACGAATAAAATAAATTCAACAAAACTATCCAGAAAATAATTAATCAACCATGAAATTTTAGTAAGAGATATTGACAAAAATTTGATGGAGACCAAATAAACGTGTCATTCTCTACGGTGGAAAATATTTttgaatctgatttttttttaagaacgACTAGTGGATTTATCCTGATTTTTGCTATTATAATGATTTTatccctttattttttttatttaatattatattctATCATcctaaatgataaaataaatatgagtTTATTTCCTAACTTTAACACCATAAAAAAGCTttaatcactaaaatatataatggacttttttatatttatttcataaacGTTTTTACCAATATAACTATGTAAAGTAATAAACTCTTATTATTATGGGTACTTTCCAACCATACAATTATAaacctattaaaaaaaatgaatactttaatatataatttaaaaataacaatatttcctatttatttattattaagtaTATATAAGATCAAGAAAAGAATgagtttaaaaataataataatttttattgttagaaaaaataaaacataattttttttcttcataaagtATATATCATGAAATAATCGTAATAGTTctaaattgttaaaatatttcatggcattaattaatttatgaaaAAAGATTCATGTTTTGTTCGTTTTAACCATGtaaaatgttataatattttaactaatcattttagttttttttcatttgtagttaaaaataaataaacaataaagaaatattacttttttaaaaatatatattgaaaGTACTCATCTTTTTGGAATATAAAATTGTATAACTCAAAATTACCCATAAGAGTTCATTCCTTTACACAGTTATTATGGTAAAATAAACTATGAAATAGACATtaaaaaaaacaatcatatcttttagtaactatgagtttttggatggtttaAAACTAGGGAAAAAACACATATTTATTTTACCATTTAGGACAATAGAAACTAACTAAAAAATAAGGGTGGAAAATCGTACCAAGACCAAAATTAAGTGGCAAATAGATTCCCTCAAATTTTTATGTGAGTTTCTGAATTTAATTATAAAGTGAAAGATTTCCTATATATGATACGTACATCTTTATGAAAGACTAGAATACATACAATGTACTTTTTTTTTCGTGTAATATATGTCCCACAAATgtactttttttctttcttttcccatTTCACTTTGATCTTTGGTCGTTTAGAAGTCTTTATAAAAAGCTAAACTATTCTAAGTACTACTTAAGGCCTTAAAACCCTATTAGTTTCTTTGAGCCTGACATTGACCATAAGGTACGGCATTTTATAAGACTCCACATATAGCCATGTTTCGGAAGCTTGTAATGAATATTTTACTAGTAATAACCCAAGTGTTAGCTGATGATGAAGATCTCAGCGGTTTCACCTTCACCGGATTCAAGTCAAACTCGAACGAGAATATCAGCTTGAGTGGCGAAGCTGCAATTAGCGATATTGGTCTCTTGAGGCTCACCAATACTAGTTCTAAATCTCAAAAAGGCTCTGCTTTCTACTCCAAACCACTGACTTTCAAGTACTTTCCAAATACTACTTCTACAACTTCTACTACATGCTTCTCCTTTTCAACCACTTTCGTCTTCGCTATCAAACCAGGACAATCTTCGACTATGAATGGGCACGGCATGGCTCTCGCCATTGCTCCCACTTTGAGTCTCCCAGGAGCCAGTCCGAATCGTTTTCTCGGTCTTTTCAACGAGTCCAACAATGGCAACGCCACCAACCACGTCGTCGCAGTCGAGCTCGACACCAACCGCAGCAAATCGTTCCAAGACATCGACGACAACCACGTCGGCATCGACATTAACGGGCTGGAATCGGTGATATCTGCTCCGGCGGCATATTTCGTCGGAGATAATGGTGAGTTTAAGAACTTGAGCCTCGTAAGTGGCCAGCCTATGAAAGTTTGGGTTGAATACGACGCCGTTGAGAAGCAACTTAACGTGACTTTAGCTCCGGCCAATGTTGTTAGCAAACCCCGGAAGCCACTTTTGTCTTTGACCAGAGATCTTTCTCCGATTTTGAAAGACACCATGCATGTTGGGTTTGCTTCCTCAACCGGCGCTGTTGGAAGTAATCACTATGTTCTGGGTTGGAGCTTTAAGTTTAATGGCCAAGCTCAAGAGCTTGACTTTGAACAGCTCCCCAAGCTGCCTGGTTATTTAGGACCCAGTAAAAACAAAAAGGGATTTAAGCCTATTTTGACTATTGTGTTGCCAATAGTGTTGGTTATAGCTATGGCCATTTCAGTCATAGTTTATGTGGTCAAAAGAAATAAAAGGTTTGTAGAAGTCATAGAGAATTGGGATGAGGTTGAGTTTAGACCTCATAGCGTCAAATACAAAGACCTATGTATTGCCACAAAAGGGTTTATAGACAAAGAATTGTTGGGCAAAGGTGGGTTTGGGAGTGTTTACAAAGGTATGTTGCCTAACACTAGTACTGAAATTGCAGTGAAAAAAGTTTCAAATAAATCAAGACAAGGCATGAAAGAATTTGCTTCAGAAATTGCGAGTATGAGTAGGCTTCGTCATAGAAACTTAGTTCCACTCTTGGGCTATTGCCAACACAAAGGAGAGCTCTTATTGGTCTACGATTACATGCCCAATGGCAGCCTAGATAAGTACCTATTCAACCAA
It encodes the following:
- the LOC133801373 gene encoding L-type lectin-domain containing receptor kinase IV.1-like — protein: MFRKLVMNILLVITQVLADDEDLSGFTFTGFKSNSNENISLSGEAAISDIGLLRLTNTSSKSQKGSAFYSKPLTFKYFPNTTSTTSTTCFSFSTTFVFAIKPGQSSTMNGHGMALAIAPTLSLPGASPNRFLGLFNESNNGNATNHVVAVELDTNRSKSFQDIDDNHVGIDINGLESVISAPAAYFVGDNGEFKNLSLVSGQPMKVWVEYDAVEKQLNVTLAPANVVSKPRKPLLSLTRDLSPILKDTMHVGFASSTGAVGSNHYVLGWSFKFNGQAQELDFEQLPKLPGYLGPSKNKKGFKPILTIVLPIVLVIAMAISVIVYVVKRNKRFVEVIENWDEVEFRPHSVKYKDLCIATKGFIDKELLGKGGFGSVYKGMLPNTSTEIAVKKVSNKSRQGMKEFASEIASMSRLRHRNLVPLLGYCQHKGELLLVYDYMPNGSLDKYLFNQPKTTLNWNQRFRVIKGVASGLLYLHEEWEQVVVHRDVKASNILLDSDFNGRLGDFGLARFYDHGTDHQTTHVAGTLGYLAPELTRMGKATTSSDVFAFGAFLLEVACGRRPIDRRQPQEDAILVDRVFSCWDRGDILEAKDQKLGSDIVAEEVEVVLKLGLWCSHSEAVARPSMRVVVEHLEKLNQLPLPDLSQLQLSANGLTFAQCEGFDNKYNFQPSVVDSILSCGR